In the genome of Drosophila subpulchrella strain 33 F10 #4 breed RU33 chromosome 2L, RU_Dsub_v1.1 Primary Assembly, whole genome shotgun sequence, one region contains:
- the LOC119547788 gene encoding uncharacterized protein LOC119547788 isoform X2: MRYFIVLLFFGIAWQCSFAAVLPIKPDSPSLSVSEKEENVQLDNVLGPNLSEETKTIPLLAHLASLRTNEEPSVKENTEMFGNEDPKTESPPLSNFEKVEPLEWTFHRGPPLSEETINILRELHKMSIEKKEVQVSIPQFTQKTELSPRFWFFLVKLILVILFLTCWLISKYDS; this comes from the exons ATGCGATACTTTATAgtacttttatttttcggAATAGCCTGGCAATGTAGTTTCGCAGCAGTACTG CCGATTAAGCCTGATTCCCCGTCATTATCAGTTTCCGAAAAAGAAGAGAATGTTCAATTGGATAATGTTTTGGGACCAAATCTATCAGAGGAAACTAAAACTATTCCACTTCTAGCCCATTTGGCTTCATTGAGAACAAATGAAGAGCCTTCGGTCAAAGAAAATACTGAGATGTTTGGCAATGAAGAC CCTAAGACCGAATCTCCGCCATTatcaaattttgaaaaagtaGAGCCACTTGAATGGACTTTTCATAGAGGACCTCCTCTATCAGAGGAAACTATAAATATACTAAGGGAGTTGCATAAAATGAGTATTGAGAAAAAGGAAGTTCAAGTATCGATTCCCCAATTTACTCAAAAGACTGAGCTATCTCCACGATTTTGGTTCTTCTTGGTCAAATTGATACttgttatattatttttgacttgttGGCTTATCAGCAAATATGATTCGTAA
- the LOC119547795 gene encoding uncharacterized protein LOC119547795 isoform X1: MRYFIVLLFFGIAWQYSLAAVLPIKPDSPSLSVSEKEENVQLDNILGPNLSEETITNPFLTHLDSLRTNEEPSVKENTEMFGNEDQLKTESPPLSNSEKDEPLQWNIYDQRLDLSEETINSNVLMETARTTYIKRTQTDQSLPIWIFLKLIILIIGLFCWCANKRDTN, from the exons ATGAGATACTTTATAgtacttttatttttcggAATAGCCTGGCAATATAGTTTGGCAGCAGTACTG CCGATTAAGCCTGATTCCCCGTCATTATCAGTTTCCGAAAAAGAAGAGAATGTTCAATTGGATAATATTTTGGGACCAAATCTATCAGAGGAAACTATAACTAATCCATTTCTAACCCATTTGGATTCATTGAGGACAAATGAAGAGCCTTCCGTCAAAGAAAATACTGAGATGTTTGGCAATGAAGAC CAGCTTAAGACCGAATCTCCGCCATTATCAAATTCCGAGAAAGACGAGCCACTTCAATGGAATATTTATGATCAGAGATTAGATCTATCAGAGGAAACTATAAATAGTAATGTACTAATGGAGACTGCAAGAACAACGTATATTAAGCGAACCCAAACTGATCAATCTCTACCAATTTGGATCTTCTTAAAACTCATAATTCTAATAATAGGATTGTTTTGTTGGTGTGCCAACAAACGTGATACAAATTAA
- the LOC119547788 gene encoding uncharacterized protein LOC119547788 isoform X1: MRYFIVLLFFGIAWQCSFAAVLPIKPDSPSLSVSEKEENVQLDNVLGPNLSEETKTIPLLAHLASLRTNEEPSVKENTEMFGNEDQPKTESPPLSNFEKVEPLEWTFHRGPPLSEETINILRELHKMSIEKKEVQVSIPQFTQKTELSPRFWFFLVKLILVILFLTCWLISKYDS; this comes from the exons ATGCGATACTTTATAgtacttttatttttcggAATAGCCTGGCAATGTAGTTTCGCAGCAGTACTG CCGATTAAGCCTGATTCCCCGTCATTATCAGTTTCCGAAAAAGAAGAGAATGTTCAATTGGATAATGTTTTGGGACCAAATCTATCAGAGGAAACTAAAACTATTCCACTTCTAGCCCATTTGGCTTCATTGAGAACAAATGAAGAGCCTTCGGTCAAAGAAAATACTGAGATGTTTGGCAATGAAGAC CAGCCTAAGACCGAATCTCCGCCATTatcaaattttgaaaaagtaGAGCCACTTGAATGGACTTTTCATAGAGGACCTCCTCTATCAGAGGAAACTATAAATATACTAAGGGAGTTGCATAAAATGAGTATTGAGAAAAAGGAAGTTCAAGTATCGATTCCCCAATTTACTCAAAAGACTGAGCTATCTCCACGATTTTGGTTCTTCTTGGTCAAATTGATACttgttatattatttttgacttgttGGCTTATCAGCAAATATGATTCGTAA
- the LOC119547795 gene encoding uncharacterized protein LOC119547795 isoform X2, which produces MRYFIVLLFFGIAWQYSLAAVLPIKPDSPSLSVSEKEENVQLDNILGPNLSEETITNPFLTHLDSLRTNEEPSVKENTEMFGNEDLKTESPPLSNSEKDEPLQWNIYDQRLDLSEETINSNVLMETARTTYIKRTQTDQSLPIWIFLKLIILIIGLFCWCANKRDTN; this is translated from the exons ATGAGATACTTTATAgtacttttatttttcggAATAGCCTGGCAATATAGTTTGGCAGCAGTACTG CCGATTAAGCCTGATTCCCCGTCATTATCAGTTTCCGAAAAAGAAGAGAATGTTCAATTGGATAATATTTTGGGACCAAATCTATCAGAGGAAACTATAACTAATCCATTTCTAACCCATTTGGATTCATTGAGGACAAATGAAGAGCCTTCCGTCAAAGAAAATACTGAGATGTTTGGCAATGAAGAC CTTAAGACCGAATCTCCGCCATTATCAAATTCCGAGAAAGACGAGCCACTTCAATGGAATATTTATGATCAGAGATTAGATCTATCAGAGGAAACTATAAATAGTAATGTACTAATGGAGACTGCAAGAACAACGTATATTAAGCGAACCCAAACTGATCAATCTCTACCAATTTGGATCTTCTTAAAACTCATAATTCTAATAATAGGATTGTTTTGTTGGTGTGCCAACAAACGTGATACAAATTAA